A stretch of the Rhodohalobacter mucosus genome encodes the following:
- a CDS encoding ATP-binding protein: protein MDSLYEYQEDVLNQVSDTFFRSLYDKLNWNERFLGITGLRGTGKTTMLLQYLKYSAPDREHSLYVTADHPWFYDHTLFDLSGQFRKYGGTLLLIDEIHRYPNWSRELKNIYDGFPELQVIFTASSVLDILKGEADLSRRALTKELPGLSFREFLELKYQHKLPVFTLDEMLKDPKQVSEPVVSVLKPIPLFNEYLKNGYFPFSVTKSDESFQQLLHQVINTVMEVDLQIVEEYSASNTIKMKKLLGVIAESVPFEPNISKIAGRLELGRDTVKTYLWNLDRARLLNLLSRSTRGAAALRKPDKIYLENTNLSHALKPNPGRGTLRETFFVNQLRNAGHVVELAKTGDFIIDGDRIFEIGGPSKDNSQIRNKNNAWLALDDLEHPYLNRIPLWMFGFLY, encoded by the coding sequence ATGGATTCTTTATACGAATATCAGGAAGATGTGCTGAATCAGGTTTCCGATACGTTTTTCCGGAGCCTTTATGATAAGCTGAACTGGAATGAGAGGTTTTTGGGGATCACAGGTTTGCGGGGGACGGGTAAAACGACGATGCTGCTCCAATATCTCAAATATTCGGCACCCGACAGAGAACATTCTCTATATGTAACTGCCGACCACCCTTGGTTTTATGATCACACGTTATTCGATCTCTCCGGTCAGTTCAGAAAATACGGTGGAACGCTGTTATTGATAGATGAAATACACAGATATCCGAATTGGTCGCGTGAGCTAAAAAATATCTATGACGGATTTCCGGAACTTCAGGTCATTTTCACCGCCTCATCGGTGCTCGACATTTTAAAAGGGGAGGCAGACCTTAGCCGGCGTGCCCTAACCAAAGAACTTCCGGGTCTCTCTTTCAGAGAATTTCTGGAATTGAAATATCAGCACAAATTGCCGGTCTTCACATTGGATGAGATGCTGAAAGACCCCAAACAGGTAAGTGAACCCGTAGTTTCAGTTCTAAAGCCCATTCCGCTTTTTAATGAGTATCTGAAAAACGGTTATTTCCCATTTTCGGTGACGAAAAGTGATGAGTCTTTTCAACAATTACTCCACCAGGTGATCAACACAGTAATGGAGGTCGACCTGCAGATTGTTGAGGAGTATTCGGCGTCGAATACGATCAAGATGAAAAAATTGCTGGGAGTAATTGCTGAATCGGTTCCGTTTGAGCCTAATATTTCAAAAATTGCAGGCCGGCTTGAATTGGGGAGGGATACGGTAAAAACCTACCTGTGGAATTTGGACCGTGCAAGGCTGCTGAACCTTTTGAGTCGTTCTACGCGCGGCGCAGCGGCTCTCCGCAAGCCGGACAAAATTTATCTTGAGAATACCAATCTGAGTCATGCGCTGAAGCCAAATCCCGGGCGCGGTACATTACGCGAAACGTTTTTTGTAAACCAGCTGCGCAATGCAGGGCATGTAGTTGAACTGGCTAAAACCGGAGATTTCATTATTGACGGAGATAGGATATTCGAAATCGGCGGCCCTTCAAAAGATAACTCGCAGATCAGAAATAAGAACAATGCCTGGCTCGCCCTCGACGATCTGGAACACCCTTATCTGAACCGTATACCGCTTTGGATGTTCGGTTTCTTGTATTGA